A stretch of the Thermofilum adornatum genome encodes the following:
- a CDS encoding ATP-binding cassette domain-containing protein, with protein MIKALNIVKYFGKTRILDNVSLEAHRGRIAVIMGPNGSGKSTLLKILALLIPPDDGRLEIDDSPIDFDNELEKRSLQKKIAYLPQRPPVLSASIFNNIYLPLRLRGASKEEAKKTTESILSMLRLKEYAKINAHRLSGGQKQLLAIGRTLALNPEILLFDEPTASLAPNTAEIVQDIVKRYVKEKNCYAVIVSHSITEAKKIADDLYVLVSGKIKERFSGQISEEEILKWI; from the coding sequence GTGATTAAGGCATTAAACATTGTAAAATATTTTGGGAAAACAAGGATACTAGACAATGTTTCTCTCGAGGCCCACAGGGGTAGAATCGCCGTAATTATGGGCCCCAATGGCTCGGGTAAATCCACCCTCCTAAAGATACTAGCACTCCTTATTCCTCCCGACGATGGACGCCTAGAAATAGATGATTCGCCCATAGACTTTGATAACGAACTTGAAAAGAGAAGCTTGCAGAAGAAAATTGCTTATCTCCCTCAAAGGCCCCCAGTTCTCTCTGCTAGCATCTTCAATAATATCTACCTTCCCCTGAGACTTAGAGGGGCATCAAAAGAAGAGGCAAAAAAGACAACAGAAAGCATACTTTCAATGCTTAGGCTCAAAGAATATGCCAAGATAAATGCACATAGGCTCTCGGGAGGACAAAAACAGCTCTTAGCAATCGGCAGGACACTAGCCCTTAACCCAGAAATCTTATTATTCGACGAGCCCACGGCCAGCCTCGCGCCTAATACTGCAGAGATTGTCCAAGACATTGTAAAGAGATATGTAAAGGAGAAAAATTGCTACGCGGTAATTGTTTCCCACAGCATCACAGAGGCTAAAAAAATTGCAGATGATCTCTATGTCTTAGTCTCTGGAAAAATAAAGGAGAGATTTAGCGGTCAGATATCTGAAGAAGAAATTTTGAAGTGGATATAG
- a CDS encoding ABC transporter permease, whose product MDIAELIQITLLSIQVSGVAVVLSSIIGVWLGAYIATSEFKLKKLTITLINTLMGTPPVLLGLILYLLLSRSGPLGFLGVLFTPAAMIIAQFLLTLPIVTGLAISAVESLPRELREYIKSLALPAHYEVLLLINEARTGIISGVLAAFSRAVSEVGAVIIVGGNIRYYTRVLTTAIVYYTNSGEFDTVLWLGLVLTLVYFAINAVVLLLRYRMGERSD is encoded by the coding sequence ATGGATATAGCAGAGCTAATACAGATTACTTTGCTATCAATCCAAGTATCTGGCGTAGCCGTTGTTCTTTCGTCAATCATAGGGGTATGGCTGGGCGCATATATAGCTACAAGCGAGTTTAAACTGAAGAAACTCACTATCACACTGATTAACACCTTAATGGGTACTCCGCCTGTTCTCTTGGGCCTCATACTTTACCTCCTTCTGTCTAGGTCTGGGCCACTGGGCTTCCTTGGGGTCTTATTTACGCCGGCGGCGATGATTATAGCACAATTCCTCCTAACTTTACCCATCGTGACAGGGCTGGCTATATCTGCGGTGGAATCTCTACCTCGAGAACTCAGGGAATACATTAAATCACTAGCCCTGCCGGCTCACTACGAAGTCTTGTTGCTTATAAACGAGGCTAGAACAGGCATCATTAGTGGTGTTCTGGCAGCGTTTTCGAGGGCTGTCTCAGAGGTTGGAGCCGTAATAATAGTGGGCGGCAATATAAGGTACTATACAAGGGTTCTCACGACTGCGATAGTTTACTACACAAATAGTGGAGAGTTTGACACAGTGCTGTGGCTAGGGCTAGTGCTCACTCTTGTCTATTTCGCTATAAATGCTGTCGTCCTTCTACTGAGATACAGAATGGGTGAAAGAAGTGATTAA
- a CDS encoding substrate-binding domain-containing protein has product MFWLGSFVLGLIVGSLISQFFISKIHETSLAPSFQANGQNTTWTLTSRKHVVLRIATTTSLDATGLLDVVKKSFEDKYPWIEVTWVAVGTGQAVELGKRGDADLIIVHNRDLEDRFISEGYGVHGVTFAYNDFVLVGPPEDPAGVKGSKGAVEAFKRIFQAGEQGRAIFVSRGDKSGTNLRELSLWAMAGVDPSGKSWYKEAGQGMSQTLMIADQLRAYTLCDRSTFLVFKDKVNLVILSEGDPLYLNLYRAIPVNPKKFPNVHYNESLLFVSFLVSPEGQKIIGTYTKDGAKLFNVCFGNLTSLGIYDPYEYDEESGQVRFYRELLSRS; this is encoded by the coding sequence ATGTTTTGGCTAGGTTCATTCGTCCTCGGACTTATCGTTGGCTCTTTAATTTCTCAATTTTTTATCTCGAAAATCCATGAAACATCTCTAGCTCCCTCATTCCAAGCAAATGGGCAAAACACCACCTGGACTCTAACATCTCGTAAGCACGTAGTCCTTAGGATAGCTACAACTACGAGTCTCGACGCGACGGGCCTTCTAGATGTAGTTAAGAAGAGTTTCGAGGACAAGTACCCCTGGATAGAGGTCACATGGGTTGCAGTCGGTACGGGACAAGCTGTTGAGCTAGGTAAAAGGGGTGACGCGGACTTAATAATTGTTCATAATAGAGATCTAGAAGACCGCTTCATCTCGGAGGGCTATGGGGTTCACGGAGTTACTTTCGCATATAATGATTTCGTGCTGGTGGGTCCGCCAGAGGATCCTGCGGGTGTAAAAGGGTCCAAAGGAGCTGTAGAGGCCTTTAAGAGAATATTCCAGGCAGGAGAGCAGGGTAGGGCCATATTTGTCTCTAGGGGAGACAAGTCGGGAACAAATCTCCGGGAGCTATCGTTATGGGCAATGGCGGGGGTGGATCCCTCTGGAAAATCCTGGTACAAGGAAGCAGGCCAGGGGATGTCCCAGACCCTGATGATTGCCGATCAACTTCGCGCATACACGCTGTGTGACAGGTCTACTTTCCTAGTTTTCAAAGACAAAGTAAATTTGGTAATTTTGAGTGAAGGCGACCCATTATACCTAAATCTCTACAGGGCGATACCAGTCAATCCAAAAAAGTTTCCAAATGTTCACTACAACGAGTCCCTGCTGTTCGTATCTTTTCTTGTGTCTCCCGAGGGACAAAAAATCATTGGGACCTACACTAAAGATGGAGCAAAGCTGTTCAATGTTTGCTTTGGAAACTTGACTAGTCTAGGCATATACGACCCATACGAGTACGACGAGGAAAGTGGACAGGTGAGATTTTACAGGGAGCTCCTCTCCAGGAGTTAA